One Tindallia magadiensis genomic region harbors:
- the ptb gene encoding phosphate butyryltransferase, whose product MIKSMQDLMEFARERGPKTVAVACAQDLDVLKAVTRAKESRVADAILVGDQNKIEALASENSLDLSSFEIINIVDMMEASLKAVELVSSGKAHMVMKGLVDTSIFLKAVLNAEIGLRTGNVLSHVAVFDIKGFDRLFLVTDAAMNIDPDLETKKQIIENAVVVAKALDIEEPKVASICAKEKANPKMPDTMDAAALTEMNEKGELKGCLVGGPFALDNAVSEEAARIKGIEHPVAGKADILLAPDIEGGNILYKTLGFMMFASNAAVIVGAKAPIVLTSRADSDESKLNSIALGVLCAAKLF is encoded by the coding sequence GCAGGATCTAATGGAATTTGCTCGCGAAAGAGGACCTAAAACTGTTGCAGTTGCATGTGCACAGGACCTAGATGTCTTAAAGGCAGTTACAAGAGCAAAAGAGTCGAGGGTTGCAGATGCTATATTGGTAGGAGATCAGAATAAAATAGAAGCCCTTGCCAGTGAAAATAGTCTGGATCTCAGTAGCTTTGAAATAATAAACATAGTGGATATGATGGAAGCTTCTCTGAAGGCGGTGGAACTGGTTTCCAGTGGCAAAGCGCACATGGTGATGAAAGGCCTTGTAGATACTTCTATTTTTCTAAAGGCTGTGCTTAACGCAGAAATTGGCCTTCGGACAGGTAATGTATTGAGCCATGTAGCTGTTTTTGATATTAAAGGTTTTGATCGTTTGTTCTTAGTGACAGATGCTGCCATGAACATTGATCCAGACTTGGAAACCAAAAAGCAAATCATTGAAAATGCTGTTGTAGTGGCAAAAGCACTGGATATTGAAGAACCTAAAGTAGCTTCCATTTGCGCAAAAGAAAAAGCGAATCCTAAAATGCCAGATACGATGGACGCAGCTGCTCTAACGGAAATGAATGAAAAAGGGGAACTAAAAGGGTGTCTTGTCGGCGGTCCTTTTGCATTAGATAATGCGGTATCAGAAGAAGCTGCAAGAATTAAGGGGATCGAACATCCTGTTGCTGGAAAAGCAGATATCTTATTGGCGCCGGATATTGAAGGCGGAAACATTCTTTATAAAACACTAGGCTTTATGATGTTTGCCAGCAATGCAGCGGTTATTGTCGGAGCAAAAGCACCGATCGTGCTAACTTCCAGAGCCGATAGCGATGAATCGAAACTAAACTCCATCGCCTTAGGCGTTTTATGTGCAGCGAAATTGTTTTAA